From Acidovorax sp. FHTAMBA, one genomic window encodes:
- a CDS encoding PLP-dependent aminotransferase family protein produces the protein MKRYERHADTIAQLIHSGALRPGDRVPSVREASRTQGISPSTVFEAYYLLEAQGLIHARPRSGYYVSARVPAAEARSAEPLPSRTAATSTGVAISDLVFEVLGLARDRDLVPLGSAFPGLELFPLDRLARCLASGMRKLDPWTIVQSLPPGDERLRQQIALRYGLHGMAVDVEEIIITNGAMEALNLCLEAVTRPGDVVVVESPTFYAALQALERLNLQALQVATHPRDGIDLTALAEALERQSPHQPVKACWLMPSFQNPLGSLMPADKKRELVALLAHHGVPLIEDDVYGELHFGPQRPPPTKAFDGAGLVMHCSSFSKSLAPGYRVGWVAAGRFATAVQRLKLMTTLSAATPSQQALSEYLAQGGYDRHLRALRRSLEQQQAIALAAVARHFPPGTRVSQPEGGYFLWVELPPQVNALDLHCRALQHGISLAPGQIFSADQRFANCVRINYGHPARGLLEPALQTVGALAANQTPANTLNHS, from the coding sequence ATGAAACGCTACGAACGCCACGCTGACACCATCGCGCAGCTCATCCACAGTGGCGCGCTGCGCCCCGGCGACCGCGTACCCTCGGTGCGCGAAGCCAGCCGCACGCAGGGCATCAGCCCGTCCACCGTGTTCGAGGCGTATTACCTGCTGGAGGCCCAAGGCCTGATCCACGCGCGCCCGCGCTCGGGCTATTACGTGAGCGCCCGGGTGCCCGCCGCCGAGGCCCGGTCAGCCGAGCCCCTGCCCTCGCGCACGGCCGCCACTTCCACCGGCGTGGCCATCAGCGATCTGGTGTTCGAGGTACTGGGCCTGGCGCGCGACCGCGACCTGGTGCCGCTGGGCTCGGCCTTTCCGGGGCTGGAGCTGTTTCCGCTGGACCGCCTGGCGCGGTGCCTGGCCAGCGGCATGCGCAAGCTCGACCCGTGGACCATCGTGCAAAGCCTGCCGCCCGGCGACGAACGCCTGCGCCAGCAGATTGCGCTGCGCTACGGGCTGCACGGCATGGCGGTGGATGTGGAAGAAATCATCATCACCAACGGTGCGATGGAGGCGCTCAACCTGTGCCTGGAGGCCGTCACCCGGCCCGGCGATGTGGTGGTGGTCGAATCGCCCACCTTCTACGCCGCGCTGCAGGCGCTGGAGCGGCTGAACCTGCAGGCGCTGCAGGTGGCCACCCACCCGCGCGACGGCATCGACCTGACCGCGCTGGCCGAGGCGCTGGAGCGCCAGTCACCCCACCAGCCTGTCAAGGCCTGCTGGCTCATGCCCAGCTTTCAGAACCCGCTGGGCAGCCTGATGCCCGCGGACAAAAAACGCGAGCTGGTGGCCCTGCTGGCGCACCACGGCGTACCGCTGATCGAAGACGACGTGTATGGCGAACTGCACTTCGGCCCCCAGCGCCCGCCACCGACCAAGGCGTTTGACGGTGCGGGGCTGGTGATGCACTGCAGCTCGTTCAGCAAAAGCCTGGCGCCCGGCTATCGCGTGGGCTGGGTGGCGGCGGGCCGCTTCGCCACGGCGGTGCAACGGCTCAAGCTCATGACCACGCTTTCGGCCGCCACGCCGTCGCAGCAGGCGCTGTCCGAATACCTGGCCCAAGGCGGCTACGACCGCCACTTGCGCGCACTGCGCCGCAGCCTGGAACAACAGCAGGCCATCGCGCTGGCGGCGGTGGCCCGGCACTTTCCGCCCGGCACGCGCGTATCGCAGCCCGAGGGAGGCTACTTTCTGTGGGTGGAGCTTCCGCCACAGGTCAACGCCCTGGATCTGCACTGCCGGGCACTGCAGCACGGCATCAGCCTGGCCCCGGGGCAGATCTTTTCGGCAGACCAGCGTTTTGCAAACTGCGTGCGCATCAACTATGGGCACCCGGCGCGGGGGCTCCTGGAGCCCGCACTGCAGACCGTGGGGGCGCTGGCCGCGAATCAAACGCCTGCGAACACCCTCAATCACTCCTAA
- a CDS encoding cytochrome c — protein sequence MKRILWSLSCVLAALGIAAAVLITLNLRGEEPLPPNETLQSTPALVQRGEYLARVGNCMACHTTQGGAPFSGGRGIETPFGVVHSSNLTPDKAHGIGAWTSAEFWRAMHHGRSKDGRLLYPAFPYPNYTQVTREDSDAIFAYLQSLPAVAEANRDHALRFPYNTQAALAVWRALFFTPGAPQHEPLKTAEYNRGAYLVNGLGHCTACHTPRNALGATTDAKAFTGGLIPVQNWYAPALNAAQEAGVKEWKTDDVVALLKTGVAPQGSVLGPMAEVVFRSTQYLSDVDARAMAVYLQALPQQGSTPPATVAAPPASAMARGGKVYEQQCAQCHGDQGQGEPGAFPALAGNRAVMLADPTNLVRVVLQGGYLPATAGNPRPYGMPPFQQLLSDEDIAAVTTFVRNSWGNQAPGVGTIEVYRARERRGM from the coding sequence ATGAAACGCATCCTCTGGTCCCTCTCTTGCGTGCTGGCGGCCCTTGGCATTGCCGCAGCCGTGCTGATCACCCTGAACCTGCGTGGTGAAGAACCGCTGCCCCCCAACGAGACGCTGCAGAGCACGCCCGCGCTGGTGCAGCGCGGCGAATACCTGGCCCGCGTGGGCAACTGCATGGCCTGCCACACCACGCAGGGCGGTGCGCCGTTTTCCGGCGGGCGCGGCATCGAGACGCCGTTTGGCGTGGTGCACAGCTCCAACCTCACGCCCGACAAGGCCCATGGGATCGGCGCGTGGACCTCTGCCGAGTTCTGGCGCGCCATGCACCACGGCCGCAGCAAGGACGGGCGCCTGCTCTACCCGGCCTTCCCTTACCCCAACTACACGCAGGTGACGCGCGAGGACTCGGACGCCATCTTTGCCTACCTGCAAAGCCTGCCCGCCGTCGCGGAGGCCAACCGCGACCACGCCCTGCGCTTTCCGTACAACACGCAGGCGGCGCTGGCCGTGTGGCGTGCGCTGTTCTTCACGCCCGGCGCGCCCCAGCACGAGCCTTTGAAAACGGCCGAGTACAACCGGGGCGCGTACCTGGTCAACGGCCTGGGTCACTGCACCGCCTGCCACACGCCGCGCAATGCACTGGGCGCCACCACCGATGCCAAGGCCTTCACCGGCGGGCTGATCCCGGTGCAGAACTGGTATGCCCCTGCGCTCAATGCTGCGCAGGAAGCGGGCGTCAAAGAGTGGAAGACGGACGACGTGGTCGCACTGCTCAAAACCGGCGTGGCCCCCCAGGGCTCGGTGCTGGGCCCCATGGCCGAGGTGGTGTTCCGCAGCACGCAGTACCTGAGCGACGTCGATGCCCGCGCCATGGCCGTGTACCTGCAGGCCCTGCCGCAGCAGGGCAGCACACCGCCCGCCACCGTGGCCGCGCCCCCGGCCAGCGCCATGGCGCGTGGCGGCAAGGTGTACGAGCAGCAATGCGCCCAGTGCCACGGCGACCAGGGCCAGGGCGAGCCCGGTGCCTTCCCCGCGCTGGCGGGCAACCGCGCAGTGATGCTGGCCGACCCGACCAACCTGGTGCGCGTGGTGCTGCAGGGCGGTTACCTGCCCGCCACCGCAGGCAACCCGCGCCCGTACGGCATGCCACCGTTCCAGCAGTTGTTGTCCGACGAAGACATCGCGGCCGTGACCACCTTTGTGCGCAACAGCTGGGGCAACCAGGCCCCCGGTGTGGGTACCATCGAGGTTTATCGCGCCCGCGAACGGCGCGGCATGTAG
- a CDS encoding c-type cytochrome, with translation MIDCLRSLLRPVSFLSAAAAVAAMALSAGAQAQTAPASAAPATPAATVPASSMASRVLACTACHGKEGRATPDGYFPRIAGKPAGYLANQLINFRDGRRSYPQMTYLIEHLTDDYLREMADHFAALDVPYPPPPAPQAPPAALEQGRKLVQVGDVARNIPACVACHGAAMTGVEPSIPGLLGLPRDYLNSQLGAWKTGQRRAHAPDCMADIARQLTPDDVSAVSAWLAAQPVAAGGKPARTLPAAMPARCGGVAEVPVVAAAAR, from the coding sequence ATGATCGATTGCCTGCGCAGCCTGCTGCGCCCTGTTTCTTTCCTGTCTGCTGCCGCTGCGGTGGCCGCGATGGCCTTGAGCGCTGGCGCCCAGGCCCAGACCGCGCCGGCCAGCGCGGCGCCAGCAACCCCGGCGGCCACGGTGCCCGCGTCATCCATGGCCTCGCGCGTGCTGGCCTGCACCGCCTGCCACGGCAAGGAGGGGCGGGCTACGCCCGACGGCTACTTTCCGCGCATTGCGGGCAAGCCTGCGGGCTACCTGGCCAACCAGCTCATCAACTTTCGCGACGGGCGGCGCAGCTACCCGCAGATGACTTACCTGATAGAGCACCTGACGGACGACTACCTGCGCGAGATGGCCGACCACTTCGCCGCGCTGGATGTGCCCTATCCGCCACCGCCCGCGCCCCAGGCACCCCCCGCTGCGCTGGAGCAAGGCCGCAAGCTGGTGCAAGTGGGCGACGTGGCCCGCAACATCCCCGCCTGCGTGGCCTGCCATGGCGCAGCCATGACGGGGGTGGAGCCGTCCATACCCGGCCTGCTGGGCCTGCCGCGCGACTACCTCAACAGCCAGCTCGGCGCCTGGAAGACCGGCCAGCGCCGCGCACATGCGCCCGACTGCATGGCCGATATTGCCCGCCAGCTCACGCCCGACGATGTGAGCGCGGTCTCTGCCTGGCTGGCCGCCCAGCCCGTGGCAGCAGGCGGCAAGCCTGCCCGTACCTTGCCTGCCGCCATGCCCGCACGCTGCGGTGGCGTGGCCGAAGTGCCTGTGGTCGCCGCTGCGGCACGCTGA
- a CDS encoding thioredoxin family protein, translating to MQSPAALPESPPPSSPELPTRGGWWAVCLCAAWCGTCGVYRPLFDELARAHPEVRFEWVDIEDDSDIAGDLDVETFPTLLIADGERALFLGPLLPQAPVLARLLTSLQAAAPGSAGAGGEAQQVFERVRTARGA from the coding sequence ATGCAAAGCCCGGCCGCATTGCCAGAATCCCCACCGCCATCAAGCCCTGAACTCCCCACGCGCGGCGGCTGGTGGGCGGTGTGCCTGTGCGCAGCATGGTGCGGCACCTGCGGTGTGTACCGCCCCCTGTTTGACGAACTGGCCCGGGCGCATCCGGAGGTGCGGTTCGAATGGGTGGACATCGAGGACGACTCGGACATCGCCGGTGATCTGGATGTGGAGACCTTCCCCACTCTGCTGATCGCCGATGGCGAGCGCGCGCTGTTTCTGGGGCCCTTGCTGCCCCAGGCGCCCGTGCTGGCGCGGTTGTTGACCAGCTTGCAGGCCGCAGCACCGGGCAGTGCCGGCGCAGGCGGAGAGGCGCAGCAAGTGTTCGAGCGCGTGCGTACCGCCCGCGGCGCGTAG
- the rimP gene encoding ribosome maturation factor RimP, producing the protein MALQQVVEEIVTGLGYDLVEIERSAGGLLRVTIDLPWVQPAADAPTPPVEQFVTVEDCEKVTRQLQFALEVDGAEYKRLEVSSPGIDRPLRHEQDFVRFEGLVIDITLKAPIGAAAAGGQVNATRKKFRGTLERAETGGWQIVWSDEPPVKPGQRVSKKRVPAPLQAMGFTLDECRDVRLAPIVDFKGRAGKAGAAPG; encoded by the coding sequence GTGGCATTGCAGCAAGTCGTTGAAGAAATCGTGACGGGTCTGGGCTATGACCTGGTGGAGATCGAACGCTCCGCCGGCGGCCTTCTGCGCGTCACCATCGATTTGCCCTGGGTGCAGCCGGCTGCCGACGCGCCGACACCCCCAGTGGAGCAGTTTGTCACTGTCGAGGATTGCGAGAAGGTTACCCGCCAGCTGCAGTTTGCGCTGGAGGTGGATGGCGCCGAATACAAGCGCCTGGAAGTCTCGTCGCCCGGTATCGACCGCCCCTTGCGTCACGAGCAGGATTTCGTGCGCTTCGAGGGCTTGGTCATTGACATCACCCTGAAGGCGCCCATCGGCGCCGCAGCAGCGGGAGGGCAGGTCAACGCCACCCGCAAGAAATTTCGCGGCACGCTGGAGCGGGCCGAGACCGGGGGCTGGCAGATCGTCTGGAGCGACGAGCCGCCGGTCAAGCCAGGTCAGAGAGTCAGCAAGAAACGCGTGCCCGCCCCGTTGCAGGCGATGGGCTTCACCCTGGACGAGTGCCGGGATGTACGCCTGGCGCCCATCGTGGACTTCAAGGGGCGCGCGGGCAAAGCCGGGGCTGCCCCTGGCTGA
- a CDS encoding DEAD/DEAH box helicase, with amino-acid sequence MDLYRRADVVRMDVTPQAEGSWTIEGEVQGSLPAPYQVLVHLILAPNGQVKHWSGDCTCPVGGDCKHAVALTLAAAQLNPADGTNSSHAADALAAMRERKEALARAEAEARLVHWLQDWDRAVGAATSQAPSAHPGRPECYLYLVSTAGRSRTTVPQMQLEAVVSYPKVTGGWAKPKQIRTQPGPGQAVYDRASDADRQVLQLLRAMPRSVGYYSAYSVAPIGVLEGAVGLLALEQAAATGRLFVDAGGSTVGAPLRWGDALPITWGWKESVPAQGGEGVWALQATLPSASATLCDNHPPLYLDASEGVCGPVQAEGLSPAQVAMLLKAPALSATALQKHHADMARRIGGLLPLPPVLGPLARVHGVNPVARLHLALSPPHEVADMGLITAQLQFDYAGHVGWWAGQELAVLVQGADGGQVLLQRDAGAELNAIQSLMDLGLLATDEGLFGIPGEHSQNDWMHWADNGFEVLRNAGFDITLDAALDGWIQHADALDVALQPEGGDEATSPWFALSLGMDIDGVRHNILPWLPHLIAAAATQPLDPATGLPQLPSHVYLPSLSGPGFVRLPTDTLRPWMAALMDLVGDRARDFQAGSLKLSRLDALRTSAALGEGAVWQGADALRAMVAQLRGASALPDVPLPASVLATLRPYQQQGLNWLQFLSANGLAGVLADDMGLGKTLQTLAHIQVEKDAGRLTHPALVIAPVSLMGNWQREAARFCPGLRCLVLHGAGRHQVADEVTEHDLVIAPYSLLQRDRERWLAHQWHLVVLDEAQNIKNASTHAAQVVSQLQARHRLCLSGTPMENHLGEIWSLFHFLMPGFLGSQQRFKEVFRTPIEKQGDGARMAQLRARITPFMLRRTKALVAGELPPKVESVMPVELTGAQADLYETIRLGMEKTVREALQSKGLAKSQITILDALLKLRQVCCHPQLVPLDAAKKVKTSAKLDQLMALLPEMLAEGRRILLFSQFTSMLTLIEAELKKRGLPWVKLTGQSQKRDAIIEQFTSGQVPLFLISLKAGGVGLNLPQADTVIHYDPWWNPAVENQATDRAHRIGQVQSVWVIKLVAQGTIEERILALQERKAQLAGSLYSGAAARKVPMFTEGDLAELLQPLSLS; translated from the coding sequence ATGGATCTGTACCGGCGCGCCGACGTGGTTCGCATGGACGTCACCCCCCAGGCCGAAGGCAGCTGGACCATCGAGGGCGAGGTGCAGGGCAGCCTGCCCGCGCCGTACCAGGTGCTGGTGCACCTCATTCTTGCACCCAACGGGCAGGTCAAGCACTGGTCCGGGGATTGCACTTGCCCTGTGGGTGGGGACTGCAAGCACGCCGTGGCCCTGACGCTTGCGGCCGCGCAACTGAACCCTGCGGACGGAACGAACTCATCACATGCGGCAGATGCTTTGGCGGCAATGCGGGAGCGCAAAGAGGCTTTGGCCCGCGCCGAGGCCGAGGCACGGCTGGTGCACTGGCTGCAGGACTGGGACCGCGCTGTGGGCGCCGCCACCTCGCAGGCGCCAAGTGCGCATCCAGGGCGGCCCGAGTGCTATCTGTACCTCGTCTCCACCGCGGGGCGGTCGCGCACCACGGTGCCGCAGATGCAGCTGGAAGCCGTGGTCTCGTACCCCAAGGTCACGGGCGGCTGGGCCAAGCCCAAGCAGATCCGCACCCAGCCCGGGCCTGGCCAGGCGGTGTACGACCGCGCCAGCGATGCAGACCGCCAGGTGCTGCAGCTGCTGCGCGCCATGCCGCGCAGCGTGGGCTACTACTCGGCGTACAGCGTAGCGCCCATCGGGGTGCTGGAAGGGGCTGTGGGCTTGCTGGCGCTGGAGCAGGCGGCCGCCACGGGCCGGCTGTTTGTGGACGCGGGCGGGTCCACCGTGGGCGCACCCTTGCGCTGGGGCGATGCGCTGCCCATCACGTGGGGCTGGAAGGAGTCGGTGCCCGCCCAGGGGGGCGAGGGTGTCTGGGCACTGCAGGCCACGCTGCCCAGCGCGTCAGCGACGCTGTGCGACAACCACCCGCCTTTGTATCTGGACGCAAGCGAGGGCGTTTGCGGCCCGGTGCAGGCCGAGGGCCTGAGCCCGGCGCAGGTCGCCATGCTGCTCAAGGCGCCCGCCCTCAGCGCCACGGCGCTGCAAAAACACCATGCCGACATGGCACGCCGCATCGGTGGGCTGTTGCCGCTGCCGCCGGTGCTCGGGCCACTCGCGCGGGTGCACGGGGTGAACCCGGTGGCCCGTCTGCATCTTGCGCTGTCGCCGCCGCACGAAGTGGCAGACATGGGCCTCATCACCGCGCAACTGCAGTTCGATTACGCAGGCCATGTTGGTTGGTGGGCCGGGCAGGAGCTCGCCGTGCTGGTGCAAGGCGCTGACGGCGGCCAGGTGCTGCTGCAGCGCGACGCGGGGGCCGAACTCAACGCCATCCAAAGCCTGATGGACCTCGGCCTGCTGGCCACCGACGAAGGCCTGTTTGGCATTCCGGGTGAACACTCGCAGAACGACTGGATGCACTGGGCGGACAACGGCTTTGAGGTGCTGCGAAACGCCGGTTTTGACATCACGCTGGATGCGGCGCTGGACGGCTGGATCCAGCATGCCGACGCGCTCGATGTAGCGCTGCAGCCCGAAGGCGGCGACGAGGCCACATCGCCGTGGTTTGCGCTGTCGCTGGGCATGGACATCGACGGCGTGCGGCACAACATCCTGCCCTGGCTGCCCCATCTGATTGCTGCTGCAGCCACCCAGCCGCTGGACCCTGCCACGGGCCTGCCCCAGCTGCCCTCGCATGTCTACCTGCCGTCGTTGAGCGGTCCTGGCTTTGTGCGCCTGCCCACCGACACCCTGCGGCCCTGGATGGCGGCGCTGATGGATCTGGTGGGCGACCGGGCGCGGGACTTCCAGGCCGGCAGCCTGAAGCTATCGCGCCTGGACGCGCTGCGCACCAGCGCCGCGCTGGGCGAAGGCGCGGTGTGGCAGGGCGCCGATGCCTTGCGTGCCATGGTGGCCCAGTTGCGGGGCGCCAGTGCCTTGCCCGATGTGCCGCTGCCCGCCAGCGTGTTGGCCACGCTGCGCCCCTACCAGCAGCAGGGCCTGAACTGGCTGCAGTTCTTGAGCGCCAATGGCCTGGCCGGGGTGCTGGCCGACGACATGGGCCTGGGCAAAACGCTGCAGACGCTGGCCCACATCCAGGTCGAAAAAGACGCCGGGCGCCTGACCCACCCCGCGCTGGTCATCGCGCCCGTGAGCCTGATGGGCAACTGGCAGCGCGAAGCCGCGCGCTTTTGCCCCGGCCTGCGCTGCCTGGTGCTGCACGGCGCAGGCCGCCACCAGGTGGCTGACGAAGTCACCGAGCACGACCTCGTCATCGCCCCGTATTCGCTGCTGCAGCGCGACCGCGAACGCTGGCTGGCGCACCAGTGGCACCTGGTGGTGCTCGACGAAGCCCAGAACATCAAGAACGCCAGCACGCATGCCGCCCAGGTGGTCAGCCAGCTGCAGGCGCGTCACCGGCTGTGCCTGTCGGGCACGCCCATGGAAAACCACCTGGGTGAGATCTGGAGCCTGTTCCACTTCCTGATGCCGGGCTTTCTGGGAAGCCAGCAGCGCTTCAAGGAAGTGTTTCGCACGCCCATCGAAAAGCAGGGCGACGGCGCGCGCATGGCGCAGCTGCGTGCGCGCATCACGCCCTTCATGCTGCGGCGAACCAAGGCGCTGGTGGCGGGCGAGCTGCCGCCCAAGGTCGAATCGGTGATGCCCGTGGAACTGACCGGCGCGCAGGCCGACCTGTACGAAACCATCCGCCTGGGGATGGAAAAAACCGTGCGCGAGGCTTTGCAGTCCAAGGGGCTGGCCAAATCGCAGATCACCATCCTCGATGCGCTGCTCAAGTTGCGCCAGGTCTGCTGCCATCCACAACTGGTGCCGCTGGATGCGGCCAAAAAGGTCAAGACATCGGCCAAACTGGACCAGCTGATGGCGCTGCTGCCCGAGATGCTCGCCGAAGGGCGGCGCATTTTGCTGTTCTCGCAGTTCACCAGCATGCTCACGCTGATCGAGGCCGAGTTGAAAAAGCGCGGCCTGCCCTGGGTCAAGCTCACGGGCCAGAGCCAAAAGCGCGACGCGATCATTGAACAGTTCACCAGCGGGCAGGTGCCGCTGTTCCTCATCAGCCTCAAGGCGGGCGGGGTGGGGTTGAACCTGCCACAGGCCGACACGGTGATCCACTACGACCCCTGGTGGAACCCGGCGGTGGAAAACCAGGCCACCGATCGCGCCCACCGCATTGGCCAGGTGCAGAGCGTCTGGGTGATCAAGCTGGTGGCGCAGGGCACGATCGAAGAACGCATCCTGGCGCTGCAGGAGCGCAAGGCCCAGTTGGCGGGCAGTCTGTACAGTGGCGCTGCGGCCCGCAAGGTGCCGATGTTCACCGAGGGCGATCTGGCCGAGCTGTTGCAGCCGCTATCACTGTCATAG